The following are encoded in a window of Nilaparvata lugens isolate BPH chromosome 13, ASM1435652v1, whole genome shotgun sequence genomic DNA:
- the LOC120353951 gene encoding uncharacterized protein LOC120353951 has translation MSYHRSMINKYLCRNYLANEILSEVDDQSNVKSDRLGIAAKTNRPQSRIMLKNSPIDQNELLDDEGSDNYKKWLAKSSIFEDIYKHHTTSPQEEDLVQSGSSSNVQLFESGDITGFAVQTGSDTKDTNYPVHSGSYPKDTVVQSGSSQKQAYDQYLPPWGASGGGANIPVPAIHTHLHHGGTALNNLPPLAGADYGGLHHGVDYGGGHAFLAFGMFVLNLILTCFSVQPPTVVMMMNGGGEGGEETRFTRVKRGAINPEYLNQPQQGSPHQEHCLRLSLCESNKFARELPSQQQVWVPVWSFGLSWISGKMRGKSESMLEYLRAIILGMGKAQCERVYSQCKQEM, from the exons ATGAGTTATCATAG aTCAATGATCAACAAATACCTCTGCAGAAACTATTTGGCCAACGAAATTCTATCAGAGGTTGATGATCAGAGTAATGTGAAATCTGACAGATTGGGAATAGCAGCTAAAACAAATCGCCCACAAAGTCGAATTATGCTAAAAAATTCGCCAATCGACCAGAATGAGTTGCTGGATGACGAAGGATCAGATAATTACAAGAAGTGGCTTGCTAA ATCCTCCATATTCGAAGACATCTATAAACACCACACCACAAGTCCACAAGAAGAAGACCTGGTACAGTCAGGTTCCTCATCCAATGTACAGCTATTCGAGAGCGGAGACATCACCGGCTTCGCGGTACAGACTGGTTCCGATACAAAGGACACCAACTACCCGGTACACTCTGGTTCCTATCCTAAGGACACCGTTGTACAGTCTGGTTCGTCCCAGAAACAGGCCTATGACCAATATTTGCCGCCTTGGGGTGCCTCGGGAGGAGGAGCCAATATTCCTGTGCCGGCAATACATACGCATCTCCATCACGGAGGGACGGCACTGAATAATTTGCCGCCCCTGGCTGGGGCGGATTACGGCGGGCTGCATCATGGGGTGGATTATGGGGGTGGACATG CGTTCCTCGCTTTtggcatgtttgtgctaaaccTTATCCTGACTTGTTTCAGT GTACAACCCCCTACAGTGGTAATGATGATGAATGGAGGTGGAGAGGGAGGTGAAGAGACAAGATTCACACGTGTCAAACGAGGAGCTATTAATCCTGAATACCTCAATCAG CCTCAACAAGGGTCCCCACACCAGGAACACTGTTTGAGGCTATCCCTCTGCGAAAGCAACAAATTTGCTCGAGAACTGCCGAGTCAGCAACAGGTCTGGGTGCCTGTTTGGAG CTTCGGTCTAAGTTGGATAAGTGGAAAAATGAGAGGGAAATCCGAGTCCATGCTGGAGTATTTGAGAGCTATAATTTTGGGCATGGGAAAAGCTCAATGTGAAAGAGTTTATTCACAATGTAAGCAGGAAATGTGA